Proteins from a genomic interval of Lineus longissimus unplaced genomic scaffold, tnLinLong1.2, whole genome shotgun sequence:
- the LOC135503570 gene encoding uncharacterized protein LOC135503570, whose product MVHLPGKRDRKVPLLLKQEWVKPMLLLVEKRADCGVESEYYFGVPGRKTHLSPWKVLNDAAINADCKRPDLISTTRLRKYTATVTQVLGLKEGELEWLSNHMGHTADIHRQSYRLHESTIEMAKVSKILLAIDSGNVGRFQGKSLSDIDLDQIELPDEIYAEEDDKDVSGDNANEEYAMDDVGDKTQGGKGQMNPMEGTTRKTKKLRGMKNDAQTSEVVRKVRVKQMIVNKIKRKSKGQEECGQDNRIVAELSPPKRPRRKVKKVVSLEPESDDLDDSFLDKDYENKSSSEPETDSGNESLVQPKPSLVKQKSKKSQPVVKLKWSNEELRAVEEGFQRNILNKRIPRKGDIERVVNKLPVLNKRSTAQIKSKVQHLINRGENIKNTSFRKASEKC is encoded by the exons ATGGTCCATCTTCCTGGCAAACGAGATCGGAAAGTTCCACTACTTCTTAAACAAGAATGGGTGAAACCAATGCTGTTGCTTGTAGAAAAAAGGGCTGATTGTGGTGTTGAAAGCGAATACTACTTTGGTGTGCCTGGAAGGAAAACCCACTTGTCACCATGGAAG GTGTTAAATGATGCTGCAATTAATGCAGATTGCAAACGCCCAGACTTGATTTCAACCACACGCCTGCGGAAATATACAGCAACGGTTACCCAG gtCCTTGGTCTGAAGGAAGGAGAACTTGAATGGTTGTCAAATCACATGGGCCACACCGCTGATATACACCGACAGTCATATAGATTACATGAAAGCACCATTGAAATGGCCAAGGTATCGAAAATTTTATTGGCAATAGACAGTGGCAATGTTGGTAGATTCCAAGGAAAGTCTCTGAGTGACATTGACCTCGACC AAATTGAACTGCCTGATGAGATTTATGCAGAGGAAGATGACAAAGACGTCAGTGGGGATAATGCTAATGAGGAATACGCCATGGATGATGTCGGTGACAAGACACAGGGAGGAAAAGGACAGATGAATCCAATGGAAGGAACTACAAGAAAAACCAAGAAACTTAGGGGGATGAAGAATGATGCGCAAACCTCTGAGGTAGTAAGAAAAGTTCGAGTTAAACAGATGATTGTGAATAAAATTAAAAGGAAAAGTAAGGGGCAAGAGGAATGTGGACAAGATAACAGGATTGTTGCCGAATTGTCTCCTCCAAAACGACCAAGACGAAAGGTAAAAAAGGTTGTTTCATTAGAACCAGAGAGTGATGACCTCGATGATTCTTTCTTAGATAAAGATTACGAGAATAAATCATCATCTGAACCTGAAACAGACTCAGGAAATGAAAGCCTTGTGCAACCAAAACCGTCCTTGGTAAAACAGAAAAGTAAGAAATCCCAGCCAGTAGTAAAATTGAAATGGTCTAATGAGGAATTAAGAGCTGTTGAGGAAGGGTTTCAGAGGAATATTTTAAATAAAAGAATTCCTCGTAAAGGTGACATCGAGAGAGTTGTCAACAAATTGCCTGTTCTAAATAAACGATCTACTGCCCAGATTAAGAGCAAAGTGCAACACCTCATCAACAGGGGTGAAAATATTAAGAATACTTCATTCCGTAAAGCATCGGAGAAGTGTTAA
- the LOC135503572 gene encoding uncharacterized protein LOC135503572 gives MIQQQETGYQCNVRGRGYCNIPTSLSVVSLVLDLRLVLWSADCATKAPVNTQKALDVPIDVTNEWTSYDNTGEEEVFSAVEALVNSEQNISFDTEKEEVTDFNAKEKELTEIAVNKTPVNTQKALDVPIDETNQWTSYDNVGEEEVFSAVEALVNSEQNISFDTEKEEVTEFNACAIDDEPTETPVSPAPVNTQKALDVPIDVTNEWTSYDNTGEEEVFSAVEALVNSEQNISFDTEKEEVTDFNAKEKELTEIAVNKTPVNTQKALDVPIDETNQWTSYDNVGEEEVFSAVEAFVNSEQNISFDTEKEEVTDFNALNVEPTERAVNKEGIVAMPEDIRTSTPIRGKDNGATGRNEMDVNKISQVRETDPLNLAFVSFDQDVEETDHPHKLDTPTCTKSSPLIEKDGSDPSAGYCQDGANQKQRDQSQGHEIGKDTFCCGSCGDQFHTVVHFLKHKEIPCKRKANDGASAEANSRSMMESKSEQKNNTNDVKVKSKKSKENRSTMYPEVAVPIYQARADGSRAYDKRQACYYCCQLMSKMTRHLGLSDAIRKKQQLPRFLPFRTRIYEEKSLNV, from the exons ATGATCCAACAGCAGGAGACAGGGTACCAGTGTAATGTTCGGGGACGAG gATATTGTAATATTCCTACTTCGCTGTCCGTTGTGTCACTCGTCCTTGACCTCCGTCTCGTTCTATGGTCAGCTGATTGTGCAACAAAG GCACCTGTCAACACTCAGAAGGCGCTTGATGTTCCGATTGACGTGACAAACGAGTGGACAAGCTATGACAATACGGGAGAAGAAGAGGTCTTTTCAGCGGTAGAGGCCTTGGTCAACAGTGAGCAGAACATCAGTTTTGATACTGAGAAAGAAGAGGTCACAGATTTCAATGCAAAGGAAAAAGAACTTACTGAAATAGCAGTGAATAAG ACACCTGTCAACACTCAGAAGGCGCTTGATGTTCCGATTGACGAGACAAACCAGTGGACAAGCTATGACAATGTGGGAGAAGAAGAGGTCTTTTCAGCGGTAGAGGCCTTGGTCAACAGTGAGCAGAACATCAGTTTTGATACTGAGAAAGAAGAGGTCACAGAGTTCAACGCATGTGCAATAGACGATGAACCTACTGAAACACCAGTGAGTCCG GCACCTGTCAACACTCAAAAGGCGCTTGATGTTCCGATTGACGTGACAAACGAGTGGACAAGCTATGACAATACGGGAGAAGAAGAGGTCTTTTCAGCGGTAGAGGCCTTGGTCAACAGTGAGCAGAACATCAGTTTTGATACTGAGAAAGAAGAGGTCACAGATTTCAATGCAAAGGAAAAAGAACTTACTGAAATAGCAGTGAATAAG ACACCTGTCAACACTCAGAAGGCGCTTGATGTTCCGATTGACGAGACAAACCAGTGGACAAGCTATGACAATGTTGGAGAAGAAGAGGTCTTTTCAGCGGTAGAGGCCTTCGTCAACAGTGAGCAGAACATCAGTTTTGATACTGAGAAAGAAGAGGTCACAGATTTCAATGCATTGAACGTCGAACCAACTGAAAGAGCAGTGAATAAAGAAGGCATAGTAGCAATGCCGGAG GATATCAGAACGTCCACACCAATTCGGGGCAAAGACAATGGTGCAACGGGGCGAAACGAAATGGATGTGAACAAGATATCACAG GTTCGAGAGACCGACCCCCTCAACCTTGCATTCGTCTCATTCGACCAGGATGTTGAAGAAACCGATCATCCCCACAAGCTAGATACGCCTACTTGTACCAAATCTTCCCCATTAATCGAGAAAGACGGGTCAGATCCATCAGCCGGTTATTGTCAAGATGGTGCTAATCAAAAGCAAAGGGACCAATCGCAAG GACATGAAATAGGAAAAGACACGTTCTGTTGTGGTAGTTGCGGGGATCAATTTCATACTGTGGTGCATTTCCTAAAGCATAAAGAAATTCCATGCAAGCGAAAAGCGAACGATGGGGCATCTGCTGAAGCCAATTCCAGATCAATGATG GAATCAAAATCCGAACAGAAGAACAACACGAACGACGTCAAGGTGAAATccaagaaaagtaaagaaaatagATCAACAATGTACCCAGAAG TCGCTGTTCCGATATATCAGGCAAGAGCAGATGGTTCTCGTGCATACGACAAGAGACAGGCATGTTATTACTGTTGCCAACTCATGTCTAAGATGACCAGGCACCTTGGCTTGAGCGATGCCATTCGGAAGAAACAACAGTTGCCAAGGTTCTTGCCATTTCGGACAAGGATTTACGAGGAAAAGAGTTTGAACGTCTGA